TCGTCACCCGCCGCGACGGCACGGTCTACGGCTTCACGGATCACGATCGGGATGTGACGGTGCTCGATGTGCTGTGCCGCGCCGGCACGGGTGCCACCCCAAGCAGCATCCAGAGCCGTACTGGCCTGGCCGTCGACAACCTGGAAGTACAGACGCTGATCGATGGCGAGGTGTTCCTCGATGCCGAATTGATCAATGGCCTGTGGGATTTCGCTGCGGTGCAGTGCGGGGTGTTCGTCTGGACAAGCCCGAGTAACTCTGCAGCAGTGCTCAAGGCTGGCACGCTGGGCGAAGTGCGGCTAGATGGCGGGATGTTTACCGCGGAGCTGCGCGGGCTGATGCAGGTGTTGCAGCAGCAGGCGGGGCGCCGCTTGGGCCCGGATTGCGACGTCGAGTTGGGCAGCCCGTGGTGCGGGGTCGATCTGGCGCCGTACACGTTCACTGGCGTGATCACGTCTGTATCGAGCGATCGCAAGACGTTCGTGCTGCCGCAAGCACAGGCCGATGGCTACTTCGATTACGGCATGTTCGAGCTGCTCAGTGGTCCGGCATCCGGGTTCCGCGGCAGTGTGTTTTCTTGGGTTGGTGGCGTGCTGGTGCTGACGCTGGCCCTGTCGGTGCAGCCGCTAGCCGGCGACAGCTATCGCATCACGCGCGGCTGCGATGGCCGCGCCGCAACCTGCCGCGATGTGTTTGCCAACAAGATCAACTTCCAGGGCTTCGAGGATGTGCCGGGGGTCGACCAGATCACCAGGGGGGCGCTGTGA
This region of Chitinolyticbacter meiyuanensis genomic DNA includes:
- a CDS encoding DUF2163 domain-containing protein translates to MRTDFPARLQLELNSPTKCIAYFWIVTRRDGTVYGFTDHDRDVTVLDVLCRAGTGATPSSIQSRTGLAVDNLEVQTLIDGEVFLDAELINGLWDFAAVQCGVFVWTSPSNSAAVLKAGTLGEVRLDGGMFTAELRGLMQVLQQQAGRRLGPDCDVELGSPWCGVDLAPYTFTGVITSVSSDRKTFVLPQAQADGYFDYGMFELLSGPASGFRGSVFSWVGGVLVLTLALSVQPLAGDSYRITRGCDGRAATCRDVFANKINFQGFEDVPGVDQITRGAL